From the genome of Setaria viridis chromosome 1, Setaria_viridis_v4.0, whole genome shotgun sequence:
ACACGGCTCtcttcaacctcctcctcctcctcctcctctgacaCCGCCTCTCGCAGACACCCGGACACACATTTCACACGAAGCAAACTCGAGATTCTTTCTTAACCACCACACCCTGCAGTCAATTCTTGGCCACGCATAATAATCCGGCCAAGCGCAGCGGGGGTGAAAGTGAAACCGCCGCTGCAGTTCATTCAGGAGTAGTTCACCAAGGAGCGGTACGTGGCGCCGGCCGTCCAGCCGGCGGGGATGACGTTGTTGGCGACGAGGACCTTGCCGGACTCGGAGGTGAGCCGCAGCGAGAAGGGCGCCCTCAGCGCCTTGCCGGTGTTGGAGTTGTAGCGCCACAGCGCGCCCCAGTTCTGCACCATAGGGGTCCAGGTGCCGCACCCGGCCTCCATGAGGTCGACGGCGCtgaggtcgccgtcgccgtcctcgaaCTCGATCAGGACCTCGAAGTAGAACGGATTGGAGCCTTGGTCAACCCGGAAGGCGATGTTCAAGCCGCTGTACTTGCACGGCACCCTGCGACGGACGACGGAAATTAACACCAAGATTAATTAAGGCTTATCTTGCAAATGCCGGCGCGTGTAATTCTGAATTTTTCAGTAGGTAGTAGTCGCGCATACCTCTTGTACTGGACCTTTAGGATGCCGGCGGCGCGAAGCCTGTCGGCCATGCCGGGCTTCGCCATGGCGCCCATGGAGGTGCCGCTCATGTCGAAGTGGGCCGCCTCTGCGAGGCAGACGCCGCCGGGGCACTCGTCGGTTATGACCACGGTCGCCGGCTGGCCGGAGCACGCTGGGTTGCTGTCGCATTTAACCTGCATTACGCGCGGCACATGAATGCATTCAGTGACCACCCAGCACCGACCACTTTTCACCATTAATGGAGACACACTGCCATAGCAGAGGAGCTAGGCCGTGCGCCGGTGTGACCACACGAAAACTCTGAGGAAATCCGTTGCGCTGACTGACCTCGTAGCAGGCGCCACAGCCCTTGCCTCCCTTGAACAGCGACGGGCTGCCGGCGGAGATCATCGACGAGAAGGGCCGCTGCCCGACGGCGGTCTGGTAGCCGCACGCGCCGCCTGCATATATGGTCCTTGCTTGTCAGAACGCGGTGCAAAGCAGAGTGCACACTAACTGCCTAACCGACAGACAGAGCACAGTAAAAGCAACCGCACTAACCGTCACTGCCGTCGCCGTTGGGGGCGCCGTAGTACGTCGCGCCAGCGGACAGCCAGCCGCCGGAGCCGTAGGCGTCGGAGGCCGAGGGGGTAGCGGTGTAGTTGCTGCGGGCCCTGACAGCCGGCTTGTGGCTCGGCCTGTGCTTGTTGGGCTTGGCGAGCTTGCGGGAGCAAGCAATGGGGCTCACCAGAAGCGCGAGCACGACCAGTGCGCCGAGCAGCAAGGTGTGAGActtcgccattgctgctgcAGGAGCTGCTTGGTTTCTGCTGCTTGTTCTAAGCCAAGACTGGTGCAGTGGCAGCTCGAGAGTGGCTCTGAGGCTGAGCTTAGCTCGAGTGTGTGTTTGGTGAGTTGCAGGAGTGGCCAGCAGAGGGGTATTTATAGGCACTTTGGTGGGGATGCAGACGTACGTGGCAGGAAAATTTGGGGATCCTGCCGGCTGAATTAGTGGGGGAGAACGTGACCAGTTGGTGTTCGGGGGAAAAAGTAAACACATCATTAATTTCTGCAGTGCCGGTCTACAAATAATGGTACTGTACGAGCTAAATTCAGGCAAAAATGGATTATGAAGTAGAACCAGCAAACgggctttttttttaaaaaaaaaggtacaatTGGGAACACATGCTGAGAAATTTAATCTGCCACTGTACATGTACTTGTAAGTGCGCACTCTTTCTGGCTGCATCAAATGCGAGTGGCATTCCCTGTTGCAAGTAGCATACTACTCCTAAGTCCCAAAGAAGTTCCAAGTACAATCTGATTAGCATAGAACAAAGGCCAAGAGGTATTAGTACTGGTATTTGGAAATTGGATTAGGAGCTTATTTACAATTTTTTATCTGAACACCGAATCCTCTAGCCTAGGTGCAGAAAAGTTTTGACTTGTGTGAAAAACGTAGAGTACTGAGTAGGAGATTTTAGTTACCACTGTTACTAGTCTAGAAAACGTAGTGTACTTGTGTGCATCACAGAAATGCTCCTAGTCAACAGATATCCCGATTAATCCTGGTGCCACGCATGAAACCGTGTAATTCTTGCTTGCGCTCTAAAACAGGGATTTATACACTCATTTACGAAGATTGCGTATATCATGAACAGAAATAGCAGGTCGAGTGTTCAACCAGAATAAAGCCACGAACTACCAGTAGGGAACAACGCGAACGCGATTTGAGGGGGTGATAACTGATATAAGGGGCGTGGAGTTTGACAAGAGCGTCAATATGGTCTCATAATAATTGTTGCTAATTTAACACCTGCTGGTTGAAGAGTGCCGACAACCATTGGATGATGGAGGCGATCGCGCCCTCTCTGACGCCCGGGATTTTCGTTAAAC
Proteins encoded in this window:
- the LOC117841673 gene encoding expansin-B11, which gives rise to MAKSHTLLLGALVVLALLVSPIACSRKLAKPNKHRPSHKPAVRARSNYTATPSASDAYGSGGWLSAGATYYGAPNGDGSDGGACGYQTAVGQRPFSSMISAGSPSLFKGGKGCGACYEVKCDSNPACSGQPATVVITDECPGGVCLAEAAHFDMSGTSMGAMAKPGMADRLRAAGILKVQYKRVPCKYSGLNIAFRVDQGSNPFYFEVLIEFEDGDGDLSAVDLMEAGCGTWTPMVQNWGALWRYNSNTGKALRAPFSLRLTSESGKVLVANNVIPAGWTAGATYRSLVNYS